In the Heptranchias perlo isolate sHepPer1 chromosome 4, sHepPer1.hap1, whole genome shotgun sequence genome, AATACGGATTGGTTCAAAGGGGGTTGGACGCGCTCGCGCCCCGCGCAAACCCACAGTGACGAGTGTTGTCCGGAGGCTCGCCGTGTCCAGTCCGTGTCGCGAGTGTTGTCCGGAGGCTCGCCGTGTCCAGTCCGTGTCGCGAGTGTTGTCCGGAGGCTCGCCGTGTCCAGTCCGTGTCGCGAGTGTTGTCCGGAGGCTCGCCGTGTCCAGTCCGTGTCGCGAGTGTTGTCCGGAGGCTCGCCGTGTCCAGTCCGTGTCGCGAGTGTTGTCCGGAGGCTCGCCGTGTCCAGTCCGTGTCGCGAGTGTTGGGCGGCTGTTGAGGTCCCCGGGGAGTTGGACTGAGCAGGTTGTAAAATGCAGGGACTTTCCCGGCCGCAGCAAGTTGAGCTGTGAACCGTCGGCGTGTTTAGTGCAGTCGGTAGGAGAGGCTGGGCCCTGCAATACAACGGGTGTTTTTCCAGTCTAGTCATGTATCCTGCACTCTGGTGTGAACAAAAGTTTAGCTTAAAGCAGATACGACTGCAGTGTCAGTTTTCCCTGATAGCCAACATGATGGGGCAGCAGTGCAATTTGAAGTTCTAGGGACTGAGACTGCCGACTAAAAGCACTTTAACATAATAGGATACATCTTATTTTAAATATCAAAATACCAAATTATTAATTGTTATGCCAATTTGGGTATGCAGATATGAACTTCTGAATTCTTAGAATCTGATGCTGCTGTACTTATTTGGGGTATGGTAAAGTTCTGTTCAGTTTTCAACTTATTCTTTATTTTCCCCTCAAGAttgaaaaaaaggaaaaagaaatggATGCACGACTGCTACCAAAGGAAGCTGGAAAATTTATAACAGAGAACAGTAAAGATGTCTTTATTTTAGAAGAAGGAGTGAGAAAGGTTGCCGAAATGCTGTTTGAAAAGAGAAATTCGAAGGAACTTGATGCAACGGGATGGAAGTTGCTCCATGACCTGAACCCACAAACAATGAGCAAGGAGTCTGTCAACTGGGTATTTGTTACAGACACCCTCAATTTTTCCTTTTGGTCTGAAAATGATGATCACAAGTGTTTGATTAAGTACAAAGGCAAAATGCATAGTGGCTTTTGGTCACTTTGTGCTGCTATTAACAGGGCTTTAGATGAAGGTTAGTTtccagtggattttttttttacctctgtTACAGGTTTTGAAAATTCCACTTTCTTCTAGGTGTGGTTCTGCAGCAATTGGTCTTAAAATCCAGTTGGAGAAATGAAAAATGTACAGTTAATTAATTTTCCTGTAATTCATTGCCAAAAGTAAttaaagaaaacttgcatttatatagtgcctttcaggacgtcctaaagcactttacactcaatgaaatacttttgcatTGTAGACTCTTCGTAACAGGaaacacagctgccaatttgtgcactgcaaggccCCACGaatatcaatgtgataatgaccagataatctgtttgtgatgttggttgagggataaattttggcaagGACACTGGGGGAACATTCAATAATGGTTACAAAGCCAATATTCTTTCAGACCAACAACATGAAGCATCTTTAACATGAGTAAGAAATACAACTTTTTTGGGTCTTTTCTTTCTACTCCTGAATATGGTGACTTTAACTGAAGTATGGTTTCATGGGTACCAGCAGTGCTCTAGCTGTGTGAGCCTAGTCAGTGAGTGTTAGTCGGCTATTTTATtagaggtggggggcgggggggttaatAAGGGGATAGAGAAAACATAATCATTAAGATGGATCAAATTTTCACAGACACATTTTCCACcacaaaccctggctgattttccctcccgCCCCCAATCTAGGgacgctgaggccaattgtaatgcctTACTGCTGGTCTAGCAATATCAGTTATCACAGACCAGGTTTAATCTTGGAGCTTCCTGGTCTTTGTGGCTTAGtactgaacataagaaataggactaggccataaggccccttgagcctgctctgccattcagtaagatcatgactgatcttctacctcaactccactttcccagcctatccccatattccttgattcccttagtgtccaaaaaacgtatcaatctcagtcttaaatatactcagtgactgagcatccacagcctctgtggtagataattccaacgattcacaaccctctgcatgaagaaattgctcctcatcttggtcctaaacagccaaccccttatcttgagactatgactcctagttctagacactctagccaggagaaacagcctctcagcatctgtcctgtcaagccctctaagaattttatacgtttcaatgagatcacctctcgtacttcttaaactccagagagtataggcccattctactcaatctctcttcataggacaaccctctcatcccaggaatcaatctagtgaaccttcgttgcacctcctcttaggcgagtatatccttccttgggtaaggagaccaaaattgtacactgtactccaggtgtggtctcaccagagccctatataattgtagtaagacctccttactcttatactcccaacccccttgcaataaaggctaacacaccatcagccttcctaattgcttactgtacctgcgtgttaactttgtgattcgtgtacaatgcATTGTCCATTTAGCTAACATAATCAGATCTAGAGTTTTTCTCAGTAGCAGGAGAAGTAATTATATTAATATTCTTTGGTATTACTTCTTCCTATTAAGACATTCCAATCACCAGTGCATCATATTTCGCTAACATAACCCTGGATCAGCTGAAACTTGTGCTGCGTTCGGACACTGATGTTCCAATGCCGCTGATTGAagaacgtctcaaagtgcttaagGAGGCTGGcaacattttgctggagaaatttgatGGTTCATTCCTTAACTGCATTAAGAAGAGCGAGAATAGTGCCCAGAAGCTGCTACAGCTTGTGGTGGAAAATTTTCCTTCATATAGGGATGAAACTACATTTCAGGTGAGTGTTGTGGTTAAGCcacctttttttggggggggaattTACTATGTTTGGAATTGCTTGAGATTTTGTTTGTAGGAAACCTTT is a window encoding:
- the qng1 gene encoding queuosine salvage protein isoform X1, which codes for MEIEKKEKEMDARLLPKEAGKFITENSKDVFILEEGVRKVAEMLFEKRNSKELDATGWKLLHDLNPQTMSKESVNWVFVTDTLNFSFWSENDDHKCLIKYKGKMHSGFWSLCAAINRALDEDIPITSASYFANITLDQLKLVLRSDTDVPMPLIEERLKVLKEAGNILLEKFDGSFLNCIKKSENSAQKLLQLVVENFPSYRDETTFQGKKVAFYKRAQILIADIWGLLEGKGNGFFHDIASLTIFADYRIPQALVYLGAMKYSEELMEKLKQGVLFHSGECQEVEIRGCSIWCIELILRRILELGAQKGCVTKDMNSVLIDFYLWDYARDHRKEMADIPIHRVRCIYY
- the qng1 gene encoding queuosine salvage protein isoform X2, with translation MDARLLPKEAGKFITENSKDVFILEEGVRKVAEMLFEKRNSKELDATGWKLLHDLNPQTMSKESVNWVFVTDTLNFSFWSENDDHKCLIKYKGKMHSGFWSLCAAINRALDEDIPITSASYFANITLDQLKLVLRSDTDVPMPLIEERLKVLKEAGNILLEKFDGSFLNCIKKSENSAQKLLQLVVENFPSYRDETTFQGKKVAFYKRAQILIADIWGLLEGKGNGFFHDIASLTIFADYRIPQALVYLGAMKYSEELMEKLKQGVLFHSGECQEVEIRGCSIWCIELILRRILELGAQKGCVTKDMNSVLIDFYLWDYARDHRKEMADIPIHRVRCIYY